From a region of the Pseudomonas fulva 12-X genome:
- a CDS encoding DUF3613 domain-containing protein codes for MKGSIIGCAVLAAALPALCLAADEGDGRGLVGNDVQTQTAHWLRLQREGQLASPHPQVSTPAERELASQRWLDSHKHPIPPFFAQDAGGELGE; via the coding sequence ATGAAAGGATCGATCATCGGCTGTGCAGTGTTGGCCGCCGCATTACCAGCCTTGTGCCTGGCGGCGGACGAGGGTGATGGACGAGGGCTGGTGGGCAATGATGTACAAACCCAGACCGCCCACTGGCTGCGCCTACAGCGCGAGGGCCAGCTGGCATCACCGCACCCGCAGGTGTCTACCCCCGCTGAGCGTGAGCTGGCCTCGCAACGCTGGCTGGACAGCCACAAGCACCCGATCCCGCCGTTCTTCGCGCAGGACGCAGGCGGTGAACTTGGCGAATAG
- a CDS encoding tetratricopeptide repeat protein, with protein sequence MKRVVTMVGVMGLLAGCASGQAQSPWLTGKADATPMTCAPLSQDQELALNLAQKTAEEGRLHGALANLERLPANLPQARLAKARILRSLNRPEAGELYASLTRTCLKAQGEQGLGQLASAAGRYPEALEHLRLAATLDPTSAPIRNDLGVVYMNLGRLDEARFELLTALELNETEQQPALNLLTLLIYQGKRPQADALTKRMGFSASQMRAAEERAEAMRSKNAGLPMSSPTAATPATKAPVIQVIPQDAPAPASVVPVAPAPAKVVSVSAPVAPAAQPTVAAAPPAVPAPRLSNFRPAPVVPLSLAGVSARSAAPAPAVVAKAEPAANTPPAPSARADAAPVAAQPVIARASAPLVTPSAAAPQSAPAASATPPVVAAAPKAPTPPATPAPVAAAPVVASAPAPAGTPAPTAAAPQPASAASATPPVVAAASRAPTPPATPAPVAAAPVVASAPAPARTPAPAAATPSSSRFGIEMRAGRLIVPDDGGFVRVVPIEETSASVN encoded by the coding sequence ATGAAACGTGTTGTGACCATGGTGGGCGTGATGGGGCTGCTGGCCGGCTGTGCGAGCGGCCAGGCGCAGTCGCCCTGGCTGACAGGCAAGGCCGATGCGACGCCGATGACCTGTGCGCCGCTGTCCCAGGATCAGGAGCTGGCGCTGAACCTCGCGCAAAAAACGGCCGAAGAAGGCCGCCTGCATGGAGCGCTGGCCAACCTGGAGCGCTTGCCTGCCAACCTGCCCCAGGCGCGCTTGGCGAAAGCGCGCATCCTGCGCTCACTGAACCGCCCGGAAGCCGGCGAGCTATACGCCAGCCTGACCCGCACCTGCCTCAAGGCCCAGGGCGAGCAGGGCCTCGGCCAACTCGCCAGCGCCGCCGGGCGCTACCCCGAAGCCCTCGAACACCTGCGCCTGGCCGCTACCCTGGACCCGACCAGCGCGCCGATTCGCAACGACCTGGGTGTGGTGTACATGAACCTCGGGCGTCTGGACGAAGCCCGCTTCGAACTGCTGACCGCCCTGGAACTCAATGAGACCGAGCAACAGCCGGCGCTGAACCTGCTGACCCTGCTGATCTACCAGGGCAAGCGCCCGCAGGCCGACGCCCTGACCAAGCGCATGGGCTTTTCGGCCAGCCAGATGCGCGCTGCTGAAGAGCGCGCCGAAGCGATGCGCAGCAAGAACGCCGGTTTGCCGATGTCGTCACCAACTGCGGCCACGCCGGCAACCAAGGCACCAGTGATTCAGGTCATTCCTCAGGATGCCCCGGCACCTGCCAGCGTTGTACCGGTTGCTCCGGCACCGGCAAAGGTTGTGTCGGTCAGCGCGCCTGTCGCACCGGCCGCGCAGCCGACTGTGGCTGCGGCACCACCTGCCGTTCCGGCGCCGCGGTTGTCCAACTTCCGGCCGGCGCCCGTGGTTCCGTTGTCGTTGGCGGGCGTTTCAGCCAGATCGGCTGCGCCGGCACCGGCGGTTGTCGCCAAAGCAGAGCCGGCTGCCAATACGCCGCCTGCACCTTCGGCTCGCGCTGACGCCGCTCCCGTCGCCGCTCAGCCGGTTATCGCTCGTGCTTCAGCACCGCTGGTCACGCCGTCCGCTGCTGCGCCGCAATCGGCGCCAGCCGCTTCTGCGACACCACCTGTAGTAGCCGCAGCACCCAAGGCGCCAACGCCGCCCGCCACGCCGGCACCCGTTGCCGCTGCTCCGGTGGTCGCCAGTGCGCCAGCGCCTGCAGGCACACCTGCGCCAACCGCTGCTGCGCCGCAACCGGCATCAGCCGCTTCTGCGACGCCACCTGTAGTAGCCGCAGCATCCAGGGCTCCAACCCCGCCCGCCACGCCGGCACCCGTTGCCGCTGCTCCGGTGGTCGCCAGTGCGCCAGCGCCTGCACGCACACCTGCGCCAGCCGCCGCTACGCCGTCGTCGTCGCGCTTCGGCATCGAGATGCGTGCAGGTCGTCTGATCGTGCCGGACGATGGCGGCTTCGTGCGCGTGGTCCCCATCGAAGAAACGTCCGCTAGCGTTAATTGA